The following proteins come from a genomic window of Microtus ochrogaster isolate Prairie Vole_2 unplaced genomic scaffold, MicOch1.0 UNK1, whole genome shotgun sequence:
- the Vgll4 gene encoding transcription cofactor vestigial-like protein 4 isoform X3 — translation MIKVRSKTVNGDCRRDPRERSRSPIERAAAPAVSLHGGHLYASLPGLMEQPLALTKNSSDTGRSAVERQQNRPSVITCASAGARNCNLSHCPIAHSGCSAPGSASYRRPPSATATCDPVVEEHFRRSLGKNYKEPEPAPNSVSITGSVDDHFAKALGDTWLQIKAAKDSASSSPESASRRGQPASPTAHMASHSHSPSVVS, via the exons ATGATTAAAGTGAG GAGTAAGACCGTCAACGGAGACTGCCGCCGAGATCCCCGGGAACGGAGCCGCAGTCCCATTGAGCGGGCTGCAGCCCCGGCTGTGAGCTTGCATGGTGGCCACCTGTATGCATCCCTCCCTGGCCTCATGGAGCAGCCTCTTGCGCTGACTAAGAACAGCAGTGACACCGGCAGGTCGGCTGTGGAGCGGCAGCAG AACCGGCCCTCCGTGATCACCTGTGCATCTGCAGGCGCCCGCAACTGCAACCTCTCTCACTGCCCCATTGCGCACAGTGGCTGTTCTGCACCCGGGTCTGCCAGTTACCGAAGACCACCCAGTG CAACTGCCACCTGTGACCCTGTGGTGGAAGAGCACTTCCGCCGGAGCCTGGGCAAGAACTACAAGGAACCAGAGCCAGCACCCAACTCTGTGTCTATCACTGGCTCTGTGGATGACCACTTTGCCAAAGCACTAGGTGACACATGGCTTCAGATCAAAGCGGCCAAGGACAGCGCTTCCAGCAGCCCAGAGTCAGCCTCCCGCCGGGGCCAGCCTGCCAGCCCCACTGCCCACATGGCCAGCCATAGTCACTCCCCCTCTGTGGTCTCCTGA
- the Vgll4 gene encoding transcription cofactor vestigial-like protein 4 isoform X2 produces METPLDVLSRAASLVHADDEKREASLRGEPRMQTLPVASALSNHRTGPPPISPSKRKFSMEPGDKDLDCENDHISKMSRIFSPHLSKTVNGDCRRDPRERSRSPIERAAAPAVSLHGGHLYASLPGLMEQPLALTKNSSDTGRSAVERQQNRPSVITCASAGARNCNLSHCPIAHSGCSAPGSASYRRPPSATATCDPVVEEHFRRSLGKNYKEPEPAPNSVSITGSVDDHFAKALGDTWLQIKAAKDSASSSPESASRRGQPASPTAHMASHSHSPSVVS; encoded by the exons GTGAAGCTTCTCTCAGGGGAGAACCCAGAATGCAGACCCTCCCGGTGGCTTCTGCCCTCAGCAATCACCGCACAGGCCCACCCCCCATCAGCCCCAGCAAGAGGAAATTCAGCATGGAACCTGGGGACAAGGACCTCGACTGTGAAAACGATCACATCTCCAAGATGAGCCGCATCTTCAGCCCCCACCT GAGTAAGACCGTCAACGGAGACTGCCGCCGAGATCCCCGGGAACGGAGCCGCAGTCCCATTGAGCGGGCTGCAGCCCCGGCTGTGAGCTTGCATGGTGGCCACCTGTATGCATCCCTCCCTGGCCTCATGGAGCAGCCTCTTGCGCTGACTAAGAACAGCAGTGACACCGGCAGGTCGGCTGTGGAGCGGCAGCAG AACCGGCCCTCCGTGATCACCTGTGCATCTGCAGGCGCCCGCAACTGCAACCTCTCTCACTGCCCCATTGCGCACAGTGGCTGTTCTGCACCCGGGTCTGCCAGTTACCGAAGACCACCCAGTG CAACTGCCACCTGTGACCCTGTGGTGGAAGAGCACTTCCGCCGGAGCCTGGGCAAGAACTACAAGGAACCAGAGCCAGCACCCAACTCTGTGTCTATCACTGGCTCTGTGGATGACCACTTTGCCAAAGCACTAGGTGACACATGGCTTCAGATCAAAGCGGCCAAGGACAGCGCTTCCAGCAGCCCAGAGTCAGCCTCCCGCCGGGGCCAGCCTGCCAGCCCCACTGCCCACATGGCCAGCCATAGTCACTCCCCCTCTGTGGTCTCCTGA
- the Vgll4 gene encoding transcription cofactor vestigial-like protein 4 isoform X1: MLFMKMDLLNYQYLDKMNNNIGVLCYEGEASLRGEPRMQTLPVASALSNHRTGPPPISPSKRKFSMEPGDKDLDCENDHISKMSRIFSPHLSKTVNGDCRRDPRERSRSPIERAAAPAVSLHGGHLYASLPGLMEQPLALTKNSSDTGRSAVERQQNRPSVITCASAGARNCNLSHCPIAHSGCSAPGSASYRRPPSATATCDPVVEEHFRRSLGKNYKEPEPAPNSVSITGSVDDHFAKALGDTWLQIKAAKDSASSSPESASRRGQPASPTAHMASHSHSPSVVS, encoded by the exons GTGAAGCTTCTCTCAGGGGAGAACCCAGAATGCAGACCCTCCCGGTGGCTTCTGCCCTCAGCAATCACCGCACAGGCCCACCCCCCATCAGCCCCAGCAAGAGGAAATTCAGCATGGAACCTGGGGACAAGGACCTCGACTGTGAAAACGATCACATCTCCAAGATGAGCCGCATCTTCAGCCCCCACCT GAGTAAGACCGTCAACGGAGACTGCCGCCGAGATCCCCGGGAACGGAGCCGCAGTCCCATTGAGCGGGCTGCAGCCCCGGCTGTGAGCTTGCATGGTGGCCACCTGTATGCATCCCTCCCTGGCCTCATGGAGCAGCCTCTTGCGCTGACTAAGAACAGCAGTGACACCGGCAGGTCGGCTGTGGAGCGGCAGCAG AACCGGCCCTCCGTGATCACCTGTGCATCTGCAGGCGCCCGCAACTGCAACCTCTCTCACTGCCCCATTGCGCACAGTGGCTGTTCTGCACCCGGGTCTGCCAGTTACCGAAGACCACCCAGTG CAACTGCCACCTGTGACCCTGTGGTGGAAGAGCACTTCCGCCGGAGCCTGGGCAAGAACTACAAGGAACCAGAGCCAGCACCCAACTCTGTGTCTATCACTGGCTCTGTGGATGACCACTTTGCCAAAGCACTAGGTGACACATGGCTTCAGATCAAAGCGGCCAAGGACAGCGCTTCCAGCAGCCCAGAGTCAGCCTCCCGCCGGGGCCAGCCTGCCAGCCCCACTGCCCACATGGCCAGCCATAGTCACTCCCCCTCTGTGGTCTCCTGA